One Strigops habroptila isolate Jane chromosome 19, bStrHab1.2.pri, whole genome shotgun sequence genomic window carries:
- the GJC1 gene encoding gap junction gamma-1 protein, which produces MSWSFLTRLLEEIHNHSTFVGKIWLSVLIVFRIVLTAVGGESIYYDEQSKFVCNTEQPGCENVCYDAFAPLSHVRFWVFQIILVATPSVMYLGYAIHKIARMVEHSEADRRIRSKSFSMRWKQHRGLEETEEDHEEDPMMYPEIELESERENKEQQAPGKAKHDGRRRIREDGLMRIYVLQLLARTTFEIGFLVGQYFLYGFEVSPVFVCSRTPCPHKIDCFISRPTEKTIFLLIMYGVSCMCLLLNVWEMLHLGFGTIRDTLNHKRKELEDSGTYNYPFTWNTPSAPPGYNIAVKPEQMQYTELTNAKMAYKQNKANIAQEQQYGSNEENIPADLENLQREIKVAQERLDLAIQAYNNQNNPSSSREKKSKTGSNKSSASSKSGDGKSSVWI; this is translated from the coding sequence ATGAGTTGGAGTTTCCTGACCCGCCTGTTAGAGGAGATCCACAATCACTCGACCTTTGTTGGCAAAATCTGGCTGTCAGTGCTGATTGTATTTCGGATTGTCCTGACTGCTGTGGGAGGAGAGTCCATTTATTATGATGAACAGAGCAAGTTTGTGTGCAACACggagcagcctggctgtgaGAACGTTTGTTACGATGCTTTTGCTCCTCTTTCACACGTGAGGTTTTGGGTCTTCCAGATCATCCTCGTCGCCACTCCGTCCGTCATGTACTTGGGCTATGCAATCCATAAGATTGCCCGGATGGTGGAACACAGCGAAGCCGACAGAAGaatcagaagcaaaagcttttccatGCGCTGGAAACAGCACCGTGGCTTAGAGGAAACTGAGGAGGACCACGAGGAGGACCCCATGATGTACCCAGAAATTGAGCTGGAAAGCGAACGGGAGAATAAAGAGCAGCAGGCGCCGGGCAAAGCCAAGCACGATGGCAGGCGGCGCATCCGGGAGGATGGGCTCATGAGGATTTatgtcctgcagctcctggcgAGGACCACGTTTGAAATTGGCTTCCTGGTGGGTCAGTATTTCTTGTATGGCTTCGAGGTGAGCCCCGTGTTTGTGTGCAGCAGGACGCCGTGCCCGCACAAGATCGATTGCTTCATTTCCAGGCCAACTGAAAAGACCATTTTCCTGCTTATAATGTACGGGGTGAGCtgcatgtgtttgcttttgaatgtCTGGGAGATGCTCCATTTGGGATTTGGCACTATCCGGGACACATTGAACCACAAGAGGAAAGAGCTGGAAGACTCTGGTACTTACAACTACCCTTTTACTTGGAATACACCATCTGCTCCTCCTGGCTATAACATCGCGGTCAAGCCAGAGCAAATGCAATACACTGAACTGACCAATGCCAAAATGGCCTACAAACAGAACAAAGCCAATATAGCTCAGGAACAGCAGTATGgaagcaatgaagaaaacatcCCTGCTGACCTGGAAAACCTGCAGAGGGAAATCAAAGTGGCTCAGGAGCGCCTGGACCTCGCGATCCAGGCTTacaacaaccaaaacaaccccagcAGTTCCAGAGAGAAGAAATCCAAAACGGGCTCAAACAAAAGCAGTGCCAGTAGCAAGTCAGGAGATGGGAAGAGCTCTGTCTGGATTTAA